CATGTGAGATTGATCATCAGGGTGCGGATGATGGAAGGGGTCATAGGAAGAAGGACCAATGATGCCACTAACAAAGCTTTTCTGCATCATGGTGGGAGAGTTAATGCTATTATTGCTTGCAGCGGCACCCATTTGGGCTGCTTTCTGTAATAAAGCTGTGGCAGACATGTGAGCTGATGCAGCAGAGTTCTTGGTGTCTTGGAAGTAATTGAAAGTATGAGAGTTGTTGGAGCTGAGTTGAAGGGTGGAAGATGAGGGGAGTGACATGTTTTTTGGACCACCAAAGAGTGTACCTGAAGTGGTAGAGGACATGCAACCCCTCATGCTCATGGACTTAAATGGCATTGGGACAAGATGTTCTTGGGATAGGCTTTTGAGTGGCCTCTTACTAGACTCGTAGTTGTTGTTGAATTCTGGTACTACGTTGTTTGGACTAGTGCTTAGAGGCATTGTGGCCATCAGCTCCTGCAATTCATTTTGCAAGCTTGGTGCCATGCCAGCGCCACTCGTTAATGAAGGGTTTACTCGGTTGTTTTCTTCGGTTAATGCGTCACAAAAGGCCCTGTGTGTGATAAAGCTGTCTCTTCTGCAAGATTCAGATTAATAAAAATGCTATCCAACACTAAAAACACAGAATCTTACCATTTAGATGGCATCATTTTTTCTGTGTTGTTATTTTATAGACAGCTAAAAGAGACAAAAGATCTTAAATTTAACAACTCTTGCATGTCCTCGCACTTATGTGAAAAAGTAGAACCACATCAACTCCATGTGTTGCCATTTGTATTTTGTAATTACAAAACGGTGTTGTGTTTTTACAAATTACTCAAAATCCAACTTTATTAAGGGTATACCACAGCTAAATAACTTCACAGTTGTTGCACCATCGGAAACAGtgcatgcaaaaaaaaaaaaagtgatgagacatagaagaaagaaagaatggacCACACCAAATGAATAGTAATGGAGAGTAAATGTTATCTGTCAAATCCagtatgtgtttttatttatgagCACAAACTACCACGAAGCATAATCAAATGACACTTAGCTGTTTATATGCAACAATGAATGTCAAGATGAACGTGATGGCCTCTTTAACCCCAAAAATCATGCAAAGGTTTGTAATTAAAatggtaataatatatatgtatgtaaatGTAATGATACCTGGCAAATATGGTCCCACAATCACATTTGTATTCCCTGGTGCCACAGGTTTTGTGGTGGGCCTTCCAATCAGATTGGACTGCATATCTTTTAGAGCACTTGTCACATTTCCACTTTTTTTCACCATGTTTTCTGCTGTAATGCTTTTTTATGCCGGTGAGGTCTCCTAATGCTCGAGCTGGGTTGTGGTGGACGCATGAGGGCTCAGGGCAAACATAAACCCTTTTCTTCACCTCGTTGCTTGCTCTTTGCCTCAGTTTCCATGGAAGATTGTGACCTCTGCGGTGCAACTGAAGGTTTTGGTCCCTCTGAAACCCTTTGTTGCAGATCTCACAAACGAATCTATTTGTTGCCATTAATGTGGTTGGTGATAAAGCAATAACTTCAGCATTCGGATCTGTTTCATAAACTTCATCACTATATATTCATAAACCTCTTACATCTTAGTACTTTTGCTTTAGCCAACTAATTCTTACAATCTTTTGGAATCGTGAAAAAACTGAGCAAGtcaaacaagaatgaaaatgaattcGAATAAGGAAATATTCTTGTTGATTATTAATAGGTTGTTGCAGAATaatatattaagttaaataGTTTTTCACACTTGTAAAATTCTCACTAATAATGCACACCAAACCTTCTGTTCAACCATAATTCAACGTATTTACAAGGACTGCCTAGTAACTAGAGTTTGACCAGTAGAGTACAGCTAGCAAAATTAAACAAGTAAAACTGAACAAGTAAAAAACACTTGGActtgtttagttttaattttagtttcctTAATGACACCATCAGTTAATTAATGAAGAATTTGGTGTTTGTCATCAGTAAGTTTTCCTATATTGGATCTAATTCAAACATGATTAAAATCCAAATATTTGGGACGATGTGCAACGGAAAAAGTGAAGCTGAGGTTTGAATATTTGCCTGGGGTTCCAGGtaggtttcttttcttcttggttgcttgttgctgctgctgctgttgaTTACTTGATCTATTGGTGTTGCAAGCCCCAGAACTTGAGCCATGCCGCTTCTGTGGCTGTTGCTGCTCGCTTTCTTCATGAACTTCTTCCACACTGTTTGCTGAGGAGAAACTTCCTTCATCACCTGAAATTTTTGACATTTTTCAACATAAAAAGATTGTCAAACTTGATACTGctctttcttttatctcttgATATACTGCAAGGAGCTTATTTGGCTTGCTTTATGAACTCTTAGCATAGAAATTGAACTGATCTCCAAAGAATAGAGGAGTAGATAGAGCCAGGAGGAATTAGAAAAGTGTTGCCATGGTAATACTAATATTGGAACCTGCTTTTCTTTggccatatatatatatatatatatatatatgagaaaaaaaaataacttcacAAATGTTGAAGAAAGCAGTTGCATTAATTTTACTAATCTTTTAAAGTAATACTCCAATTTTCCAAAAATGTACATTTCGTAAAATAAAAGGGTACAAATTATTATACAGtgtatttaaagtataaaattattgtattttaaaaatattaatgaattaaataaaattatttaaaagttatttatatttgatcatATATAACACAAGTgtaagtgtgtgtgtgttatattaaaaattatgttacaCTTTTTCccgtttatattaaaaattataaaagaaagtatatatGACAGTATAACCGAAagtcaaatattaattaaaggtTATTTAGAAAAAGAGAAGTGGAATTTTGATTACTCCGTTTTCACTtattaatagaataataataatatctatttgAACTAATGgtatactttaattaataattaagtaatTGTTAATGTGTTACATGATTAATATTACTTATCAGTGtatcactattttttaaaaaaaaaatatataattaattaaagtaacaaagttcaaattgaaaaatatacaaTTCTTTTATAAGTAAAAACGAAATGTATGATTATTtgttcctctcttttttttatatatatatttttgtagaaTGATATGGCAGTATATACCTTGAGCTTCCTGAAATGAGGTTAACTGCAgccattattttattattaattaatctgAAAAGATCTGTttgtattaatataatataagtgatGAGAAATTGGCATGATCATAGCCGACTCTATGCTTCTCTTAAACAAGCCAAATAAGTgatcttaaaacaaaaaaagggaTAAAGAAGTTAGTAAAGACAAAAAGGAGGGTTGCTGACGAGTTAACCTAGCTACATTAATTTTGCTTTAATGGCGTATTCGCATTAACTAAGAGCGTCCTATCATCTCCTCAATTAATATACcacattttcaatttcacataAATATTACACTTTTCTACCaattttaactatatattaccaaattaatttatatactataGGAGAGAATAGGTAGGGTTCCCATGAATCAGCATATACAGAGATACTTAAGCTTATAACCCTCAAGTctattgaaaaaaagaataaaaaaaggaaaatagagacaaagttaaatatgtaacttaaatttttcactctactataatattattatgtccAACAAATATGTTAAGTGATGTGATCTAATGATGTTCATTTAGTTTTATTGGTTTAAATAGGTTGGTAGATATTTTGAGATGTATTtatttgtgtaaatatttatatattaacaatatatgTATCTGTCTAATTACATCGTTATCTTccataaaatcatatatttataaaatatatggtaAAGTATCACATTAtccttattattttgttaattatcatatatagagtaagtaattatatttaccaatattattttatattattttgatattactAGTTTTATCACATGAGTCTCAAGGTTCAAAAGCCCTATAAATACATATGATATATTCTCTCGTACTCATtctcttttattcaaaatattcaaatatcttATTGACTTAAATGTGAAAAGGTCTTTTggatatgaattttttttcatgtttcaatCTTCAGAAGTATAAGTTAGAATTCTTCAATTCACTTAGATAATGCTACTTATTTAAAGGATCATACTCTAGATTCTCGTAAAAACGTATTTAAGACCAATTGAACGAAACATTCCATCCAAATATAAGAAGGACAAGAAAGTTAAATGTAtgacttattttgaaaaattaaaaccatatctactctttaatatttttaataacaaatctTAATTAGTAAAATAGCAACATAAGATGTTCTACAGAATAAGTATATAGAGGTAGgaagtaaatttaaaaagaaaattgttaattatttattctttagatatattatttctGCCTATGATTAGTCATTGGGAATACTTTCTATACACTGTAACATATCATATAAACACCATTTGAATCCTtactaaataaattcttttaataaagtGTGATACCTAACTTTGAATAAAAGTTGTATTTGGAACCATAGaatgttcaaaaataaaacaattaattttgaagAAGTGTTCACACTGTAACACAAGTCAGAGaatagaagatttttttttttcatttactctAATTGGTATTTTTGTCTAATTATGTCATTTATAGGTAAGATAGGAattctaaatatatatgatagatagatagatattcAGGTGTGGGtcaatgttgtctaaggtcCAAGTTTTGTTCGATAAGAGATTTTTTTGTGTATCCAAATCGTTTAGATAGTACATGTAGAAAATACTCCAATGTCAAAGTTAGATCAACTcagacaataataataaatattgtaattaatttataacctacctttttatctcaaatatttatgtatatattttgaggtgttttttttttaatcaaggTTGACCTAACTACGTAATCATACTTTAATCTTGAGTTAATCAGTTCTAGGATTGATATTCTTTGATCCTATTCAGACCATTCGGTATACTAAATGACCATTGGGTCTGATGAATGGTTGTCTGATATGTTAGATGATCGTTCGGACTTCATGACTTGTCTCTAGGTTTTGGAGTTGATATACTTTGGTCCTATTCAGACCATGCTTTAATAAATGGCTGCCTGGTCTATTAGATGACTATCCGGGTTGTTTGGATGATCGTCAAACTCATGATGTGTTGTTGGCTCAATGTTTGACTGTCTAGGTTGTGGTTGACCGATTGGTATATAATACATAGGCTTCCTAAGTCTGAGCATTAGATATTCTTTTATGAAGGGGTTTAACTCTCTGTTTGGTATTGTGTTACCTACCCTTCCAATCGTTCGTCCCAAATTATGACTGTTGGGAGAAGATGTAATGTCTTGATATTCGTGCTTGCTAGATTGGGCCTTTCAGGATGGTTGGATGAGAGCAGGTGTGGTGGCTAAGGATGAAGAAAGGGAAAGGACTCCGCTGCAATAAATAGGGGTGGTCTT
This genomic interval from Vigna radiata var. radiata cultivar VC1973A chromosome 8, Vradiata_ver6, whole genome shotgun sequence contains the following:
- the LOC106771783 gene encoding protein indeterminate-domain 2-like, with product MSKISGDEGSFSSANSVEEVHEESEQQQPQKRHGSSSGACNTNRSSNQQQQQQQATKKKRNLPGTPDPNAEVIALSPTTLMATNRFVCEICNKGFQRDQNLQLHRRGHNLPWKLRQRASNEVKKRVYVCPEPSCVHHNPARALGDLTGIKKHYSRKHGEKKWKCDKCSKRYAVQSDWKAHHKTCGTREYKCDCGTIFARRDSFITHRAFCDALTEENNRVNPSLTSGAGMAPSLQNELQELMATMPLSTSPNNVVPEFNNNYESSKRPLKSLSQEHLVPMPFKSMSMRGCMSSTTSGTLFGGPKNMSLPSSSTLQLSSNNSHTFNYFQDTKNSAASAHMSATALLQKAAQMGAAASNNSINSPTMMQKSFVSGIIGPSSYDPFHHPHPDDQSHMPGIRDAGAFTNQFFHKGQQEMSAILDSNTSDMGILGAMFMGSDHNEGVMKNVEQEVGASTSSFIRRRDVSEGNPTGASRIHDFLGVGGATSRAGSLHEPQKQQQQSFELEALTHQRLQMINHFHHHLPHGDSAMEKSVWDI